In Bifidobacterium sp. ESL0775, the following are encoded in one genomic region:
- a CDS encoding LacI family DNA-binding transcriptional regulator, giving the protein MTRSRKPNRSTRSDVAKLAGVSTAVVSYVFNDGPKPVAADTKQKVLKAAAKLNYQPNSMAKALRAGTSKLFGVIVPDFSNPFFANMNDSLEKEATKAGYSVLFMSSHLDGLTEQRCISRLLARDVDAVFGEFPQSGEVFQSLDARGCPFILFDYSRQAVGAKVVSSDFRQATQLATNHLLSHGYRHIAMLLGHGADPSDPRVQAWSEVHHAHKLPVGPIVRSDFTREGAYKATLSLLDNATDETGSGVRPEAIFACSDLEAIGALRALHERGIRVPEDMGLISFDGTKECLYTYPQLSSLRQDTKSIAKLAVKTALNPDAAPDVQLVPVQLDLRRSCGH; this is encoded by the coding sequence ATGACGCGCAGCCGCAAACCCAACCGATCGACACGATCCGATGTCGCCAAACTCGCCGGCGTCTCGACCGCCGTGGTGAGCTACGTGTTCAACGACGGCCCCAAACCCGTCGCCGCGGACACCAAGCAGAAAGTGCTCAAGGCCGCGGCCAAACTCAACTACCAGCCCAACTCCATGGCCAAGGCGTTGCGCGCCGGGACCTCAAAACTGTTCGGTGTCATCGTGCCGGATTTCTCGAACCCGTTCTTCGCCAACATGAACGATTCGCTGGAAAAGGAAGCCACGAAGGCCGGCTATTCCGTGCTGTTCATGAGCTCCCACCTCGACGGGCTGACCGAGCAACGCTGCATCTCCCGCCTGCTGGCGCGCGACGTCGACGCGGTGTTCGGCGAGTTCCCGCAATCCGGCGAGGTCTTCCAATCATTGGACGCACGCGGTTGCCCTTTCATTCTTTTCGACTATTCGCGCCAGGCGGTGGGCGCCAAAGTCGTCTCCTCCGATTTCCGGCAGGCGACGCAACTCGCCACAAACCACCTGCTCAGCCACGGCTATCGGCATATCGCCATGCTGCTTGGGCACGGAGCCGACCCCTCCGATCCACGCGTGCAGGCTTGGTCGGAGGTGCACCACGCGCACAAACTGCCCGTGGGACCAATCGTGCGATCCGACTTCACCCGCGAAGGAGCCTACAAAGCGACGTTGTCATTGCTGGACAACGCCACGGACGAAACGGGATCGGGAGTCCGGCCGGAAGCGATTTTCGCCTGCTCCGATCTTGAGGCCATTGGTGCGCTCCGCGCGCTGCACGAGCGGGGTATTCGCGTCCCGGAGGATATGGGGCTGATCTCCTTTGATGGCACCAAGGAATGTCTCTATACATACCCGCAGCTCAGCTCCTTACGGCAAGACACGAAATCCATCGCGAAACTCGCTGTGAAAACCGCACTGAACCCAGATGCGGCTCCGGACGTGCAGCTGGTCCCGGTCCAGCTCGACCTGCGCCGCTCCTGCGGACATTGA
- a CDS encoding leucine-rich repeat domain-containing protein has protein sequence MRKWMRIWLWIAVGVLLPALCLGVSVIVFREKPASDGYAAAESAKDTSSVSVSQKRVGIFGTNSLTKHKRHSGGLVPKTRNRAISNGANSSDHAVDRPSLNTTYPSAYDANGGTGTPSTKAVAAHGVSVRGNHTVTFKTQMDASGIAGWAITLKTDSVADGGYASPPTSPTPYNQGLQFMGWGVSKNSTDATGEGEMTSFDLTAPVTGDETVWALWGYEDASAGHRCVMGIDTVATCFPDKNLAQQVIGEPQAPSGLKTSDVWTQRAALNFGSFNYNTTPEDNRLQITELDGLQTLTGLGQLHISDKPGYTLNEHSRDLHQLKYLSKLNNLFASYDGISDLSNLSGFPDMVNLHLAGNDISDVSVLSGMSKLQILDLDNNSISDVSSIDGLTNLTDLDLDHNRISDVSGFSGLSKLVHLNLSDNSISNVSSLSGLSNLQTLDLDYNSITDVSVLIASPTVKLTNLTELYLNHNAIVHVSSLAQLHALNTLQLKNNHIQSISSLTSLTKIYALYLDNNEIRDISVINGAHFPWLGVLGLSNNHIGDVSSLGSVTTLTKLWLHYNNISDVSSLAGLTHLNTLFLGSNHISDISPLKTLTNLSSGGIVDGCDSGDSSFCADKQTVTLSDTLTADPGLSVPTAVSLKKSADGSVTSVGVDPRSYSPTLPVGSQFDADRQQLTWTGPMPFAPEDAPKQLNQSFNSYAQFANAYGIFSGTITGYYKVAQHTVTFDPSGGTLPSAQPSTVQVHSGYKIEAPTAAPTRAGYRFTGWYAQVNSSGAGVGDTFDFANTTVTQDVTLHAGWMRMADELPLTGASYREDLWLGGLAVLALCMALGSRLLRRHTTIQ, from the coding sequence GTGCGGAAGTGGATGCGTATATGGCTGTGGATTGCCGTGGGTGTGTTGTTGCCTGCTTTGTGCCTTGGCGTATCCGTCATCGTTTTCCGGGAGAAGCCCGCTTCGGATGGTTACGCGGCTGCTGAGTCCGCGAAGGATACGTCATCCGTTTCGGTTTCGCAGAAGCGCGTGGGTATCTTCGGCACTAATTCCTTGACAAAACACAAGCGGCATTCCGGGGGCTTGGTGCCAAAAACGAGGAATCGTGCTATTTCTAACGGAGCAAACTCGTCGGATCACGCCGTCGATCGTCCCAGCCTCAACACGACCTATCCGTCGGCGTACGATGCGAACGGCGGCACAGGAACACCATCGACCAAAGCCGTTGCCGCACATGGGGTATCGGTGAGGGGCAACCATACCGTGACGTTCAAGACGCAGATGGACGCCAGCGGCATTGCGGGTTGGGCGATCACGTTGAAAACCGACTCCGTGGCTGATGGCGGTTATGCCTCACCTCCAACGTCGCCGACTCCTTATAACCAGGGCCTCCAGTTCATGGGCTGGGGTGTGAGCAAAAACAGTACGGATGCTACTGGTGAGGGCGAGATGACTTCGTTCGATCTGACGGCTCCGGTCACTGGTGACGAGACGGTATGGGCGCTGTGGGGTTATGAGGACGCTTCGGCCGGGCATCGGTGCGTCATGGGTATTGATACGGTCGCCACGTGCTTCCCCGACAAGAATTTGGCGCAACAGGTGATCGGTGAGCCGCAAGCCCCTAGCGGTCTTAAGACTTCGGATGTATGGACGCAGCGCGCCGCGTTGAATTTCGGCAGTTTCAATTACAACACGACGCCGGAAGATAATAGGCTGCAAATCACCGAGCTGGATGGATTGCAGACGCTCACGGGTCTGGGGCAATTGCATATCAGCGACAAGCCAGGGTACACCCTAAATGAGCACAGCCGCGATCTGCACCAGCTGAAATATCTATCCAAACTGAATAATCTTTTTGCAAGCTATGATGGGATTTCCGATTTGAGCAATCTTTCCGGGTTTCCGGATATGGTGAATCTCCATCTGGCTGGTAATGATATTTCCGATGTGAGTGTTCTTTCCGGGATGTCGAAGCTGCAGATTCTGGATCTGGATAATAATAGCATTAGCGACGTGAGTAGTATTGACGGGTTGACGAATCTGACAGATCTGGATTTGGACCACAATCGCATTTCCGATGTAAGTGGTTTTTCCGGGTTGTCGAAGTTGGTACATCTGAACCTGTCGGACAATAGTATTTCCAACGTGAGTAGTCTTTCCGGGTTGTCGAATTTGCAGACTTTGGATTTGGACTACAACAGCATTACCGATGTTTCGGTTTTGATCGCGTCTCCTACCGTAAAATTGACCAATCTCACAGAACTGTATTTGAATCACAACGCGATTGTCCATGTGTCGTCTTTGGCGCAACTGCATGCGTTGAATACGCTGCAACTGAAGAACAACCACATTCAATCCATCAGTTCGTTGACGTCGTTGACGAAAATATATGCGCTGTATCTGGATAACAACGAAATCAGAGATATCAGCGTCATCAATGGTGCGCATTTTCCGTGGTTGGGCGTGCTTGGATTATCCAACAATCATATCGGTGATGTCAGTTCATTGGGCAGCGTGACCACTCTGACGAAATTGTGGTTGCATTATAACAACATCTCGGATGTGTCGTCGTTGGCGGGATTGACGCACCTGAACACGCTTTTTCTCGGCAGCAACCATATCAGCGATATCTCGCCTCTGAAGACTCTGACGAATTTGAGTTCTGGTGGCATCGTCGATGGTTGCGATTCCGGGGATTCCAGCTTCTGTGCCGACAAGCAGACGGTGACCTTGTCGGATACGTTGACGGCCGATCCGGGGCTGTCGGTGCCTACCGCGGTGTCGCTGAAGAAGTCGGCTGACGGTTCGGTGACCAGTGTGGGCGTCGATCCGAGATCCTATTCGCCCACCTTGCCCGTGGGGAGCCAATTCGATGCCGACCGCCAGCAACTCACGTGGACCGGTCCCATGCCGTTCGCCCCTGAAGATGCTCCGAAGCAGTTGAATCAATCGTTTAACTCATACGCGCAATTTGCCAATGCCTACGGAATCTTTTCAGGCACCATCACCGGGTACTACAAGGTCGCGCAGCACACGGTCACGTTTGACCCTAGTGGGGGCACATTGCCGTCCGCGCAGCCGTCGACGGTTCAAGTGCATAGCGGCTACAAGATCGAGGCTCCGACTGCCGCTCCGACACGTGCGGGATATCGCTTCACCGGCTGGTACGCTCAGGTGAACTCGTCGGGGGCGGGAGTCGGCGATACGTTCGATTTCGCGAATACGACGGTGACCCAAGATGTGACATTGCATGCGGGTTGGATGCGCATGGCCGACGAACTTCCGCTCACCGGGGCCTCCTATCGGGAAGATTTGTGGCTTGGCGGACTTGCCGTCCTCGCGCTGTGCATGGCTTTGGGCAGTAGGTTGCTGAGGAGACACACCACCATACAGTAA